A single window of Acetohalobium arabaticum DSM 5501 DNA harbors:
- a CDS encoding metal ABC transporter permease — protein sequence MLEILSYSFMQRAFIVGNIIGVICPLIGTFLVLKRLALIGHTLSHVALAGIALGMFLGVYPLYMALIISIMAALSIEKLRQNYKDYAELSLSIILAAGLGIATILIGLINGNSGIFSYLFGSISLVTNQDLFTVLPLGIIIIGIIIYFYYGFFAIAFNEEEARLAGIPVKGLNILFMILVSVTVSLSMRIIGGLLVSSLITLPVATGLQLATSFKDTIKYSIIFSLLAVNLGLIISFYQDLAPGGTIILISVVYLLGALGYKKIKQTLHNSQENRLDSDKKI from the coding sequence ATGTTAGAAATTCTGAGCTATTCCTTTATGCAGCGGGCCTTCATAGTCGGAAATATTATCGGAGTCATCTGTCCTTTAATCGGAACCTTTCTGGTCTTAAAACGATTAGCCTTAATCGGCCATACTCTATCCCATGTAGCCTTAGCCGGTATAGCCTTAGGAATGTTTTTAGGTGTTTATCCTCTTTATATGGCACTTATAATTTCAATTATGGCTGCTTTAAGTATCGAAAAGCTGCGGCAGAATTATAAAGACTACGCAGAATTATCACTGTCGATAATTCTAGCTGCTGGTCTGGGAATAGCTACTATTTTAATCGGTTTAATTAATGGCAATTCAGGAATCTTCAGTTATCTATTCGGCAGTATCTCGCTAGTTACTAATCAGGATCTATTTACTGTTCTCCCGCTGGGAATTATAATCATCGGTATTATTATCTATTTTTATTACGGTTTCTTTGCTATTGCCTTCAATGAAGAGGAAGCCAGACTGGCCGGAATTCCGGTTAAAGGACTTAATATTCTATTCATGATTCTAGTCTCAGTTACTGTATCATTATCGATGAGGATTATCGGCGGCTTATTAGTATCTTCGTTGATTACTCTTCCAGTAGCAACCGGCCTCCAGCTAGCAACTAGCTTTAAAGACACAATTAAGTACAGCATCATCTTTAGTCTGCTGGCAGTTAATCTCGGTTTAATTATCTCTTTCTATCAAGATTTAGCTCCAGGAGGAACTATAATTCTAATTAGTGTAGTCTACTTATTGGGAGCATTAGGATATAAGAAGATCAAACAGACGCTTCATAATTCCCAAGAAAACAGACTGGACTCAGATAAAAAAATTTAG
- a CDS encoding GerAB/ArcD/ProY family transporter — translation MKTRISTYQTALLLVVTILATSIVFLPELIITRAKQDAWIAIILLIGFMGVISLIYTLLTRRMGSTDLINFNRRVLGRVLTIPLGLGLIAYFLISSGVILRETSEIMVAVYMPETPLWFFILTGLLTAAAFVYYGLEVMARSFEILFYLYLVAYLFAFLIVIKDLSLSFLRPMLAEGIKPILQGAYPGLLFFGELFLILLFAPQMSKQNQAHKSLLGAIGIIGTLFLIAVISSLALFGAELASNLTFPVLSVHRYAEALGFLERLDPLFIFYWIGSGIIKTAIFFYGGIYIGQKLLGLSTYYALIPFALPPVFYTAFYYFQNVAEIAEFLTTAIPYYLFIQVFYPLLLLIISLIRGIKAEEGRDR, via the coding sequence GTGAAGACAAGAATCTCTACTTATCAGACAGCTCTATTATTAGTAGTTACCATCTTAGCTACTTCAATAGTCTTTTTACCGGAATTAATCATTACCCGGGCTAAACAGGATGCCTGGATAGCAATCATTCTGTTAATCGGGTTTATGGGAGTTATTTCCCTTATCTATACTCTACTAACTAGACGAATGGGAAGCACTGACTTGATAAACTTTAACCGCCGAGTGCTAGGCCGAGTTTTGACTATTCCTTTAGGATTGGGCTTAATAGCTTACTTTCTGATCAGTAGTGGGGTGATTCTCCGCGAAACTTCAGAAATTATGGTTGCTGTTTATATGCCTGAAACTCCACTCTGGTTCTTTATTCTAACCGGACTCTTAACAGCAGCGGCTTTTGTCTATTACGGACTAGAGGTTATGGCCCGTTCCTTTGAAATATTATTCTATCTATACCTTGTAGCCTATCTATTTGCATTCTTGATTGTAATTAAAGACTTATCCCTATCCTTCTTACGGCCAATGTTAGCAGAAGGAATCAAGCCGATACTGCAGGGAGCCTATCCCGGCCTGCTTTTTTTCGGTGAATTATTTTTGATTCTGCTCTTTGCCCCGCAGATGTCTAAACAGAATCAGGCCCATAAATCATTATTAGGAGCAATTGGTATTATCGGTACCTTATTTTTAATTGCTGTTATCTCGAGTTTAGCCTTGTTTGGAGCAGAATTAGCCAGTAACTTAACCTTTCCGGTATTGTCAGTCCATAGATATGCTGAAGCCTTGGGCTTTTTAGAGCGGCTTGATCCGCTATTTATCTTTTACTGGATCGGCAGCGGAATCATTAAGACGGCTATTTTCTTTTATGGTGGTATCTATATCGGGCAGAAGCTGCTCGGACTATCTACATATTATGCTTTAATTCCATTTGCTTTACCGCCAGTCTTTTATACTGCCTTTTATTACTTTCAGAATGTAGCAGAGATCGCTGAATTTTTAACTACTGCTATACCGTATTATCTCTTTATTCAGGTGTTCTACCCACTATTATTATTAATCATCAGTCTCATCAGAGGAATCAAAGCTGAGGAAGGGAGAGACAGATGA
- a CDS encoding metal ABC transporter substrate-binding protein — protein sequence MFNLNRAFNLVILFLVVGLMLSIVNPVMGQETSTAYVSFYPLYDAATKIGGNQIDIKLVIPNGAEVHSYKPSPQKIAQLETADIFFYNGVGLESWADKAVQNLKGSKVKTVNLSKSVDLLPLADHHNKHHNDPHIWLDPLNMKMIGEVITEEFCRLDPEHKEIYQQNFDQFAQQIDQLHKEYKTVLADKQQKYILVSHSAFGYLTNRYGLEQISVTGIAPHEEPSPNTLARLTQKANQYNLNYIFRETLSSPKTVNALAQEADLEILPLNPIAGLTETEQQNNEDYFSLMRQNLDNLKKAVKK from the coding sequence ATGTTCAATCTAAACAGAGCCTTTAACTTAGTAATTTTGTTTTTGGTAGTTGGATTAATGTTAAGTATAGTTAATCCAGTAATGGGGCAGGAAACATCAACAGCCTATGTCAGTTTCTATCCTTTATATGATGCAGCAACTAAAATTGGTGGTAATCAGATAGATATCAAGTTAGTAATTCCTAACGGAGCAGAAGTACATAGTTATAAACCGTCTCCGCAGAAAATAGCCCAGTTAGAAACAGCAGATATCTTCTTTTATAATGGAGTTGGACTTGAATCCTGGGCCGATAAAGCAGTTCAGAATCTCAAAGGTTCCAAAGTAAAGACAGTTAATCTCAGTAAAAGTGTTGACCTGCTTCCACTTGCTGACCATCATAACAAACATCATAATGACCCCCATATCTGGTTGGATCCTCTCAATATGAAGATGATTGGAGAGGTAATAACAGAAGAATTCTGCAGACTGGATCCTGAACATAAAGAGATCTATCAACAGAATTTTGACCAGTTTGCTCAACAAATTGACCAGCTCCATAAGGAGTATAAAACAGTATTAGCTGATAAACAACAGAAGTATATTCTAGTCTCTCATTCAGCTTTTGGTTACTTAACTAACCGTTACGGGTTAGAACAGATATCGGTTACTGGAATAGCCCCTCACGAAGAACCATCACCGAATACTTTAGCCCGGTTGACTCAAAAGGCCAATCAATATAATCTAAATTATATTTTTAGAGAGACATTATCCAGTCCAAAAACCGTTAATGCCTTAGCCCAGGAAGCAGATCTTGAAATATTACCGCTTAATCCAATTGCCGGGCTAACTGAAACAGAACAGCAAAATAATGAAGATTACTTTTCCTTAATGAGGCAGAATCTTGATAATTTAAAGAAAGCAGTGAAGAAGTAA
- a CDS encoding DUF4363 family protein has translation MNKLVIGITIFLILLLGLSVYGYREVVNSAEPILDKLNKLETEIQNEDWQTAKTTNEALQDRWEKTQNLWTPLVDHSRVDGLENSLIKIKKAVNEEEKTEALLEIAVSRRLVQNVPNTQKINFKNIF, from the coding sequence ATGAATAAGCTAGTAATCGGGATAACTATCTTTTTAATTTTATTATTAGGATTATCTGTTTATGGTTACAGAGAAGTAGTCAATTCGGCTGAACCAATCTTGGATAAACTGAATAAATTGGAAACTGAGATACAGAATGAAGATTGGCAGACAGCAAAAACAACTAATGAAGCCCTACAGGATAGATGGGAAAAGACCCAAAACTTATGGACTCCTTTAGTAGACCACAGCCGGGTAGATGGGCTGGAGAATTCTTTGATCAAAATCAAGAAAGCAGTAAATGAAGAGGAGAAAACAGAAGCTTTACTTGAAATAGCAGTTAGCAGGAGATTGGTCCAGAATGTACCCAATACTCAAAAGATCAATTTTAAGAATATATTTTAA
- a CDS encoding spore germination protein, with protein MWQQLKKWLQDKYIAQQNEKEDTADMFFNSLAENEAVLKKRLDKIDDVRFRDIKPADGDNNQLKMTLVYITDLVDKEIINNHILKPILSHKQNSDLEALIEDKDAEVLKNQIIDAEDMTKLDKIEKAITDLMAGKSILLIDQTPYVFSIATQGWEERSVPDPVVERTVRGPNVSFMENIKTNTGLIRRRIKDDNLKIEPFTKGRQTKTKINVIYLDGVANQKIVKEVKKRIESIEVAGINSAQHLLELIEDNPLSPFETVYLTQRPDIISAGLLEGRVAILIDGTPTVLTVPKLFMENLISPEDYYSRIYYTLVIRIIRFSAFLVAATLPAFYISLLGFHQEVLPLTLVNSIYTAREGVPFPIAVEMIVYGLFFEGIREAGARIPTGLGSSVTIVGALILGQAAISAGFLSPDGVIIGSLTGIAVFLTPTLEFSNTLLILRLLFVGAASIAGFYGMTILFLLVTMHLTSLRSFGVPYTKPIAPLQLTDLRDFFIRVPYLLMNTRPESLENEDQTRQDNQPSRRFFFKYKLTEDD; from the coding sequence ATGTGGCAGCAGTTAAAGAAGTGGCTACAGGATAAGTACATAGCACAACAGAATGAAAAAGAGGATACTGCTGATATGTTTTTCAACAGTCTGGCTGAAAATGAAGCAGTGCTGAAAAAACGTCTAGACAAGATCGATGATGTCCGCTTTAGAGATATCAAACCAGCTGATGGAGATAATAATCAGCTTAAGATGACCCTGGTCTATATTACTGATTTAGTCGATAAAGAAATAATTAATAATCATATCTTAAAGCCTATCCTATCCCACAAGCAGAACTCAGACTTGGAGGCATTGATAGAAGATAAAGATGCAGAAGTCCTTAAAAACCAGATTATTGATGCTGAGGATATGACCAAATTAGATAAAATAGAAAAAGCAATAACTGACTTAATGGCTGGAAAATCAATCCTACTTATCGACCAGACCCCCTATGTATTCAGCATCGCCACCCAGGGCTGGGAAGAGCGGAGTGTCCCTGACCCAGTAGTCGAACGAACTGTCCGCGGTCCTAATGTCTCCTTTATGGAGAATATCAAAACCAATACCGGATTAATTCGAAGAAGAATTAAAGATGATAACTTAAAGATAGAGCCCTTCACTAAAGGAAGACAGACCAAAACTAAGATAAATGTAATCTATCTCGACGGAGTTGCTAACCAAAAGATTGTAAAGGAAGTCAAAAAACGAATTGAAAGCATTGAAGTAGCCGGAATTAATAGCGCCCAGCATCTGCTGGAATTAATTGAAGATAATCCGCTGTCCCCTTTTGAAACAGTATATTTGACTCAGCGGCCTGATATAATATCTGCCGGCTTATTGGAAGGACGAGTAGCTATCTTAATTGACGGTACCCCTACAGTCTTAACAGTTCCTAAACTCTTTATGGAGAATTTAATCAGTCCTGAAGATTATTATTCCCGTATTTATTATACTCTTGTAATCAGAATAATTAGGTTTTCTGCCTTTCTAGTTGCTGCCACTCTACCGGCCTTCTATATTTCACTACTGGGCTTTCATCAAGAAGTACTACCGCTGACCTTGGTTAATTCAATCTATACTGCCCGGGAAGGAGTTCCTTTTCCTATAGCTGTGGAAATGATAGTCTACGGCCTCTTCTTTGAAGGGATTAGAGAAGCCGGAGCCCGAATTCCTACCGGCTTAGGCTCTTCAGTAACTATCGTCGGCGCCTTGATTTTAGGTCAGGCAGCAATCAGCGCTGGTTTTCTAAGCCCTGATGGAGTAATTATCGGTTCACTGACCGGAATTGCTGTCTTCTTAACTCCTACATTAGAATTTAGTAATACTTTATTAATACTAAGGCTATTATTTGTTGGAGCAGCAAGTATAGCTGGATTTTATGGGATGACTATTCTCTTTTTGTTAGTTACAATGCATCTAACCAGTTTAAGATCCTTCGGAGTCCCCTATACGAAACCGATAGCTCCACTGCAGCTTACAGACTTAAGAGACTTCTTTATACGGGTACCGTATCTACTGATGAATACGCGGCCTGAATCTCTAGAAAACGAAGATCAGACCCGCCAGGATAATCAGCCCAGCAGACGGTTCTTCTTCAAGTATAAACTAACAGAAGATGATTAA
- a CDS encoding DUF421 domain-containing protein, which translates to MLIVIIRTVILYLAVLVVLRLMGKRQIGELQPFDLAVTIMVSELAAMPMQNTDVPLINSLLPISLILILQIYISVINTKSFKAREIVCGSPDILIENGQLNEEELRKNRISIHELLEELRVKGYHNLAEIEFAFIETNGQVSVIPKSQNRPVTPEDLEIETDYEGVAYSLIVDGKVYQPNLDEVGLSKDWLKNELSNFGINDLSDVLFANIDSSGNIFYQLYDS; encoded by the coding sequence ATGTTAATTGTAATTATCAGAACAGTTATTCTATATTTAGCTGTGTTGGTAGTTCTGCGGTTGATGGGTAAAAGACAGATTGGAGAGCTGCAGCCTTTTGATTTAGCAGTTACAATTATGGTTTCAGAGTTAGCAGCAATGCCGATGCAGAATACAGATGTTCCATTGATTAATAGTTTATTGCCTATTTCATTAATCTTAATTTTACAGATTTATATTTCTGTAATTAATACTAAAAGTTTTAAGGCTAGAGAGATAGTCTGTGGCAGCCCGGATATATTAATTGAGAATGGACAATTAAATGAAGAGGAATTGAGAAAGAATCGAATTAGTATTCATGAATTATTAGAGGAATTGAGAGTAAAAGGATATCATAATCTAGCTGAAATAGAATTTGCTTTTATTGAAACTAATGGTCAGGTAAGTGTAATTCCTAAATCACAAAATAGGCCGGTTACTCCCGAGGATCTGGAAATAGAGACTGATTATGAAGGTGTTGCTTATTCCTTAATAGTTGATGGAAAAGTATACCAGCCGAATCTAGATGAGGTTGGCTTATCAAAAGACTGGTTAAAGAATGAATTATCCAATTTTGGAATTAATGATTTATCAGATGTTTTATTTGCTAATATTGATTCTTCAGGCAATATATTCTATCAATTATATGATTCTTAA
- a CDS encoding metal ABC transporter ATP-binding protein: MDKVITVNNLSFAYEEEPILKNVNLQVNRGDFLAFIGPNGSGKSTLLKLLLGLLTADQGEIKLLETEINDFTDWTKIGYIPQNVRNFNNSFPATVREVIGSNLYSEMNFFKLLTAELEERIDKALKLVNMLDYKDSLIGNLSGGQQQRIFIARTLVTEPEIIFLDEPLTGVDINAQNELYELLTKLNQELEITVTMVSHDLNSIYRYTDRIISVKNCQLVDKKQLREGEIC, translated from the coding sequence ATGGATAAGGTAATTACAGTTAATAATCTATCCTTTGCTTACGAAGAAGAGCCTATTCTTAAAAATGTTAATTTACAGGTTAACAGAGGAGATTTCCTTGCTTTTATCGGGCCTAACGGTTCCGGCAAAAGTACATTATTAAAGCTGTTACTGGGCTTGTTAACAGCAGACCAGGGAGAAATAAAGCTACTAGAGACTGAAATTAATGATTTTACCGACTGGACTAAGATAGGTTATATTCCTCAGAATGTCAGAAACTTTAACAATAGCTTTCCAGCTACTGTCAGAGAAGTTATCGGCTCTAATCTCTATTCAGAAATGAACTTTTTTAAATTATTAACAGCCGAGTTAGAAGAAAGAATTGATAAAGCATTGAAGTTAGTTAATATGCTGGATTATAAGGACAGCCTGATTGGTAATCTCTCGGGAGGCCAGCAGCAGCGCATCTTTATTGCTCGAACATTAGTTACTGAACCAGAAATTATCTTTCTGGATGAACCGCTGACTGGCGTAGATATCAATGCTCAGAATGAATTATACGAATTGCTGACCAAGCTAAACCAAGAATTAGAGATTACAGTCACTATGGTCTCTCATGATCTTAATTCTATCTATAGATATACTGATAGAATTATCTCAGTTAAAAACTGTCAACTTGTTGATAAAAAACAATTACGGGAGGGGGAGATATGTTAG
- the nagA gene encoding N-acetylglucosamine-6-phosphate deacetylase — protein sequence MKCIIKADLIYTPMKSKAQYLVIADSTVLKITDTLAEYDLSNFKLVDYSGCQIIPGLIDTHIHGGAGVEVMEASLASVKRLSHYGFKTGVTSLLPTTLAAPKSLLLDTLEIIKEAQTSCSNIIGAHLEGPFINPKQAGAQKKEFITAPNRGYVDRLLTDYKDLIKIVSLAPEVDGGLEMVDYLEQQGITTSVAHSAASLEVMQQAFSYGLSCATHIFNKMNSLHHRQPGTVGAVLNNDSCSCEVIADGIHIHPEVIGLLLKIKGVDKVILISDSMQAAGMGAGKYNLGNQKVTVDKQGRARLTDGTLAGSTLKLIDAVANVVEFTRLNFSQALKLATVNPAYKLGLERKGRLKADYVADFVVVDEELEVLATYKKGSKVYPG from the coding sequence ATGAAATGCATTATTAAAGCTGATTTAATCTATACTCCTATGAAATCAAAGGCTCAATATTTAGTTATAGCCGACAGTACTGTACTGAAGATAACTGATACTTTAGCTGAATATGATTTATCTAATTTTAAATTAGTAGATTATTCTGGCTGTCAGATTATCCCTGGTTTGATAGATACTCATATTCACGGTGGAGCAGGTGTAGAAGTGATGGAAGCCAGTTTAGCAAGTGTCAAAAGGTTATCTCATTACGGCTTTAAAACGGGGGTTACTTCTCTGCTGCCAACTACTTTAGCAGCTCCTAAATCTCTGCTGCTGGATACTTTAGAGATAATTAAAGAAGCCCAGACAAGCTGTTCTAATATTATAGGTGCTCATCTAGAAGGACCATTTATTAATCCTAAACAGGCTGGAGCCCAGAAGAAAGAGTTCATAACTGCTCCTAATAGAGGTTATGTTGACCGGTTATTAACTGATTATAAGGACTTAATCAAGATAGTTTCTTTAGCTCCCGAAGTTGATGGTGGTTTAGAAATGGTGGATTATTTAGAACAACAAGGGATTACTACCTCTGTAGCCCATTCTGCTGCTTCCTTGGAGGTTATGCAGCAGGCTTTTTCTTATGGTTTAAGCTGTGCTACTCATATCTTTAATAAGATGAATAGTCTACATCATAGACAGCCGGGTACAGTAGGAGCAGTACTGAATAATGACAGCTGCAGCTGTGAAGTAATAGCTGATGGAATCCATATTCATCCGGAAGTGATAGGGTTACTGCTTAAGATCAAGGGAGTGGATAAAGTAATTTTAATAAGTGATAGCATGCAAGCTGCCGGTATGGGGGCTGGTAAATATAATTTAGGTAATCAAAAAGTGACAGTGGATAAGCAGGGTAGAGCCCGGCTAACTGATGGGACTTTAGCCGGCAGTACTCTAAAATTAATAGATGCTGTAGCTAATGTGGTAGAGTTTACGAGATTAAATTTCAGTCAGGCTCTAAAGCTGGCGACAGTTAATCCTGCTTATAAGCTAGGGCTGGAAAGGAAGGGGAGGTTAAAAGCTGATTATGTGGCTGATTTTGTCGTTGTTGATGAAGAGTTAGAAGTGCTGGCTACTTATAAAAAGGGAAGTAAAGTTTATCCAGGTTAA